One Weissella ceti DNA window includes the following coding sequences:
- the rimM gene encoding ribosome maturation factor RimM (Essential for efficient processing of 16S rRNA): MTLYKVGNIVNTHGIRGELKVMATTDFPEERFVKGQELVIDGQTPLNVTIQTVRQHKQFFLISFKDMQNINDVEKYKGRELMIDGEELQDLDDDEFYYHEIVGLTVIDNENGETLGTVKEIMELPANDVWVVSRKGHDDIYLPYIESVVTEIDLDAKTAHVTQLEEI; this comes from the coding sequence ATGACTTTATATAAAGTAGGAAATATCGTGAACACACACGGTATTCGTGGCGAATTGAAAGTAATGGCAACAACTGATTTCCCGGAAGAACGTTTCGTTAAGGGGCAAGAATTGGTCATTGATGGACAAACACCTTTGAATGTCACTATTCAAACAGTTCGTCAACACAAGCAATTCTTCTTGATCTCATTCAAGGATATGCAAAACATTAATGACGTTGAAAAGTACAAGGGTCGCGAATTGATGATTGATGGGGAAGAACTTCAAGATCTTGATGACGACGAATTCTACTACCACGAAATCGTTGGTTTGACTGTTATCGATAACGAAAACGGTGAAACACTTGGAACGGTTAAGGAAATCATGGAATTACCAGCCAACGACGTGTGGGTTGTTAGCCGTAAGGGACATGATGACATTTACTTGCCATACATCGAATCTGTTGTGACAGAAATCGATTTGGATGCCAAGACAGCTCATGTCACACAACTAGAGGAAATCTAA
- the trmD gene encoding tRNA (guanosine(37)-N1)-methyltransferase TrmD, which produces MRIDVLSLFPNMFAPMRESIIGKTIEKGLVDFNVVDFRDHTDNKHNKVDDEIYGGGQGMLLMPQPIYAAMDAIEAEAGSRGRVILLDPAGETFTQAKAEELAKEEHLTFIAGHYEGYDERIRDLVTDEISLGDFVLTGGELGAMTVIDATVRLLDEALGDQMSAVDDSFSTGLLEYPQYTRPADFQGKKVPEVLTSGHHANIKKWKQKESLRRTYLRRPDLLDNYELSKEEAKLLAEVKAEESAE; this is translated from the coding sequence ATGCGTATTGATGTTTTAAGTTTGTTCCCTAATATGTTTGCGCCAATGCGTGAATCAATTATTGGGAAGACAATTGAAAAGGGCTTGGTTGACTTTAACGTGGTTGACTTCCGTGATCACACAGACAACAAGCACAATAAAGTAGACGATGAAATCTACGGTGGTGGACAAGGAATGCTTTTGATGCCACAACCAATTTATGCAGCAATGGATGCCATTGAAGCAGAGGCAGGTTCACGTGGACGTGTTATCTTGCTAGACCCAGCAGGAGAAACATTTACACAAGCCAAGGCTGAGGAATTGGCTAAGGAAGAACACCTAACATTTATCGCTGGACACTATGAAGGATACGATGAACGTATTCGTGACTTGGTGACTGACGAAATTTCACTAGGTGATTTCGTGTTAACTGGTGGTGAACTAGGAGCCATGACTGTGATTGATGCAACTGTTCGTTTGTTGGATGAAGCATTGGGTGATCAAATGTCAGCCGTAGATGACTCATTCTCAACTGGTTTGTTGGAATACCCCCAATACACACGTCCAGCTGACTTCCAAGGTAAGAAGGTTCCAGAAGTCCTAACTTCAGGACACCATGCAAACATTAAGAAGTGGAAGCAAAAGGAATCATTGCGTCGTACATACCTACGTCGTCCTGATTTGTTAGACAATTATGAATTGTCAAAGGAAGAAGCAAAGTTGTTGGCGGAAGTAAAAGCGGAAGAATCTGCAGAATAA
- a CDS encoding putative DNA-binding protein codes for MEIEKTTRLNALFDFYQPLLTTRQKDYLQLYYADDFSLGEIAEEFDVSRQAVYDNLKRSTQLLEDYEAKLHMFEDYLKREAAATELTDYINDNYADDAQLATLVAELGLLEEE; via the coding sequence ATGGAAATTGAAAAGACGACGCGATTAAATGCGCTATTTGATTTCTATCAACCACTTTTAACAACACGTCAAAAGGATTATCTACAACTGTATTATGCGGATGATTTCTCATTAGGAGAAATTGCGGAAGAGTTTGACGTGTCACGTCAGGCGGTTTACGACAACTTAAAGCGTAGTACACAATTACTGGAAGATTATGAAGCTAAGCTACACATGTTTGAAGATTACTTGAAGCGTGAAGCAGCAGCGACAGAACTAACAGATTACATTAATGATAACTATGCCGATGATGCACAACTAGCTACGCTAGTCGCAGAATTGGGATTGCTAGAAGAGGAGTAA
- the rpsP gene encoding 30S ribosomal protein S16 produces the protein MATKIRLKRMGSKKRPFYRVVVADSRAPRDGRFIETVGTYNPLTQPAEVKFDEEVVLSWLSKGAQPSDTVKNLFSNAGIMKKFHESKLAK, from the coding sequence ATGGCTACAAAGATCCGTTTGAAGCGTATGGGTTCAAAGAAGCGCCCATTTTACCGTGTTGTAGTGGCTGACTCACGTGCACCTCGTGATGGTCGCTTTATCGAAACTGTTGGAACATACAACCCATTGACTCAACCTGCTGAGGTTAAGTTTGATGAAGAAGTTGTACTTTCATGGTTGAGCAAGGGTGCTCAACCTTCAGATACTGTTAAGAACTTGTTCTCTAACGCTGGTATCATGAAGAAGTTCCACGAATCAAAGCTTGCTAAGTAA
- the smc gene encoding chromosome segregation protein SMC, with translation MKLKNLEISGFKSFAERTKIDFMPGITGVVGPNGSGKSNIIEAIRWVMGEQSARGLRGDKMADVIFGGSGKRSPLNRAEVSITFDNSDRYLKSEYNEIRISRTLYRNGDSKYQINGTTVRLRDVQELFMDSGLGRESFSIISQGRVESIFSAKPEERRTIIEDVAGVYKYKKNKEKATKELDSVQDSLTRVEDILFELAQRIEPLAEQSAIAQDYVDQKAKFTTLDQDRLVLSLNTWHSELRELKDGVIAQAQQRQQATEDVTSTEQQLREHQAQQEAQEEKLAELQQALLACTAQVERLSGDLNLQAERQANREQVRQELEAKSANDTEDLANLANSMAALVEQMNATNDEINMLSASLNDLRVSHPQQKVAQLNHQIEAVRSDLVETLQALATAKNQQQHLTQENQRQGAQSDRLIHRQETLQAQAQNAQMTQNECIAAEEAAQAELAGVQSSLDDMKATGKKLQDTYQETRKQWYEGLNVQQRLESRHESLVRLTENYDGYYQGVKRLMQQRENFTGIHGVVAEMMSVAHENQVAIETALGNALQQIIVDTTQTAKDVIRYMTQHRFGRVTLLPVETMQGRQLRPDQIATAKNQAGFIGIGSDLVKTEETYAKIMENLLGTTIIMDTMDHAVVASRALQQRVRIVTLDGQVMNPGGSMTGGANRQNGNGLLAQQSEADKLLAELEKQKLVVQELEEAVRVAEVKLNEAAETYQAAQSNVMTMHEQAQQCATNLQVGAERLAQLEKELTAVNYELRQIQATTEDADLASNLDNIAKYTQEQDDLQAKLDNLQEQRQQAERDVESVDEAIATMQTTIATAKANLAAQQDRLNDFERQEAKLLDMQANTAQQLADLTANQADVEARIAQELQAAQERRTQLLQEQETTEASLVASKQLGSELQITLQRMQHQLQQQQGDENALQVKLTQRTTQFELAQQELLDNYELTFDQVVGTSVTDKALPEIQQELKLIKRGLADIGDVNIGAIQEYEEVKSRHDFLQQQKDDLISARGNLQQTMDEMDQEVERRFAETFHAIAAAFESIYVKMFGGGQAKLILTDPDNLLTTGVDIKAQPPGKKFQQMSLLSGGEKALTAISLLFAILAVRPVPFAVLDETEAALDEANVDRFAEYLHEVNDNTQFIVITHRKGTMTNADVLYGVTMQEPGVSTMVSVDLTDVATQNN, from the coding sequence ATGAAACTTAAAAACTTAGAAATTAGTGGTTTTAAATCTTTTGCGGAACGTACCAAAATTGATTTTATGCCAGGAATTACAGGTGTGGTTGGACCGAACGGTTCAGGTAAATCAAATATTATCGAAGCCATTCGTTGGGTCATGGGAGAACAATCTGCCCGTGGGCTACGTGGTGATAAGATGGCTGACGTTATCTTTGGTGGAAGTGGTAAGCGTTCGCCATTGAATCGTGCCGAAGTCTCAATTACATTTGATAATTCCGATCGTTATTTAAAATCAGAATATAATGAAATTCGTATTTCACGTACGTTGTATCGCAATGGTGATTCAAAGTATCAAATTAATGGGACGACAGTTCGTTTACGTGATGTTCAAGAACTATTCATGGACTCTGGATTGGGACGCGAAAGCTTCTCCATCATTTCACAGGGACGTGTTGAAAGTATCTTCAGTGCTAAACCAGAAGAACGTCGAACAATTATTGAAGACGTTGCGGGGGTATACAAGTACAAGAAGAACAAGGAAAAGGCGACCAAAGAATTGGATAGCGTGCAGGATAGCCTGACACGTGTTGAAGATATTTTGTTCGAACTAGCTCAACGAATTGAACCATTGGCAGAACAAAGTGCCATCGCCCAAGATTACGTGGATCAAAAGGCGAAGTTTACAACGCTTGATCAAGATCGTCTGGTGTTGTCATTGAATACTTGGCACTCAGAGTTACGAGAATTAAAAGATGGTGTGATAGCGCAAGCGCAACAACGTCAACAAGCGACTGAAGATGTTACAAGTACTGAACAACAGTTGCGAGAACATCAAGCGCAACAAGAAGCGCAAGAAGAAAAGTTAGCTGAATTGCAACAAGCTTTGTTGGCATGTACAGCACAAGTTGAACGTTTGAGTGGTGACTTGAATCTCCAAGCCGAACGTCAAGCTAATCGTGAACAAGTACGTCAAGAATTAGAAGCTAAGTCAGCGAATGATACGGAAGATTTGGCTAACTTGGCTAATTCAATGGCAGCATTAGTCGAACAGATGAATGCGACCAATGATGAAATTAACATGCTAAGTGCTTCTTTGAATGACCTGCGCGTTTCACACCCGCAACAAAAAGTCGCACAATTGAATCATCAAATTGAAGCAGTACGCAGTGATTTGGTTGAAACATTGCAGGCGTTGGCAACTGCTAAAAACCAGCAACAACATTTAACGCAAGAAAACCAACGTCAAGGGGCGCAAAGTGATCGTCTGATTCATCGCCAAGAAACACTCCAAGCCCAAGCGCAAAATGCCCAAATGACGCAAAACGAATGTATTGCCGCTGAAGAAGCAGCACAAGCTGAATTAGCTGGTGTGCAAAGTAGTTTGGACGATATGAAGGCTACTGGTAAAAAGCTACAAGATACATACCAAGAAACACGTAAGCAATGGTATGAAGGCTTGAATGTGCAACAACGTTTAGAATCACGTCATGAATCATTAGTTCGTTTGACTGAAAACTATGACGGTTACTACCAAGGGGTTAAGCGTTTGATGCAACAACGTGAAAACTTTACGGGAATTCATGGTGTCGTGGCAGAAATGATGTCAGTGGCGCACGAAAACCAAGTCGCAATTGAAACAGCCCTAGGCAATGCCTTGCAACAAATCATCGTTGATACAACGCAGACAGCTAAAGATGTGATTCGCTACATGACACAACATCGTTTTGGACGTGTCACCTTGCTGCCAGTTGAAACGATGCAAGGTCGTCAACTGCGTCCAGATCAAATTGCGACAGCGAAAAACCAAGCAGGATTTATTGGCATTGGATCAGATTTAGTAAAGACTGAAGAAACCTATGCTAAAATCATGGAGAATTTGCTAGGGACAACTATCATTATGGACACCATGGACCATGCGGTTGTTGCGAGTCGTGCTTTGCAACAACGTGTCCGTATTGTCACGTTAGATGGTCAAGTCATGAACCCTGGTGGATCAATGACTGGTGGAGCGAATAGGCAAAACGGTAACGGTCTACTAGCCCAACAAAGTGAAGCTGACAAGCTACTTGCTGAATTAGAAAAGCAAAAGCTAGTTGTGCAAGAACTAGAAGAAGCAGTGCGTGTAGCGGAAGTAAAATTGAATGAAGCGGCGGAAACGTACCAAGCTGCGCAAAGTAATGTCATGACGATGCATGAACAAGCACAACAATGTGCGACGAACTTGCAAGTTGGGGCAGAACGTTTAGCGCAATTAGAAAAAGAATTAACAGCCGTTAATTATGAATTGCGACAAATTCAAGCGACGACAGAAGATGCGGATCTAGCATCTAATCTGGATAACATTGCGAAGTACACGCAAGAACAAGACGACTTGCAAGCTAAATTGGATAACCTGCAAGAGCAACGTCAACAAGCTGAACGTGATGTTGAATCAGTTGATGAAGCGATTGCGACCATGCAGACAACGATAGCGACTGCGAAGGCTAATCTGGCTGCGCAACAAGATCGGTTGAATGATTTTGAACGTCAAGAAGCGAAGTTGCTAGACATGCAGGCCAATACAGCCCAACAATTAGCAGATTTGACGGCTAATCAAGCAGACGTTGAAGCACGTATTGCGCAAGAGTTACAAGCAGCGCAAGAACGCCGTACACAATTACTGCAAGAGCAAGAAACAACGGAAGCAAGTTTAGTTGCAAGTAAGCAATTAGGTAGTGAGCTGCAAATCACCTTGCAACGTATGCAGCATCAATTGCAACAACAACAAGGGGATGAGAATGCCCTGCAAGTTAAGTTGACACAGCGTACAACCCAATTTGAATTAGCCCAACAAGAATTGTTGGATAACTACGAACTAACATTTGATCAAGTGGTGGGTACATCAGTTACTGATAAGGCTTTACCTGAAATTCAACAAGAATTGAAGTTAATCAAGCGTGGTTTAGCTGATATTGGGGATGTTAATATTGGTGCGATTCAAGAATATGAAGAAGTGAAATCACGTCATGACTTCTTGCAACAACAAAAAGATGATTTGATTTCAGCACGTGGTAACTTGCAACAAACGATGGATGAAATGGATCAAGAAGTGGAACGTCGTTTCGCAGAAACATTCCATGCTATCGCAGCGGCCTTTGAGTCTATTTACGTGAAGATGTTCGGAGGTGGGCAAGCCAAATTGATTTTGACTGATCCAGATAACCTCCTAACAACAGGCGTAGATATTAAAGCCCAACCGCCGGGGAAGAAATTCCAACAAATGAGTTTGTTATCAGGTGGAGAAAAAGCCCTAACGGCAATCAGTTTGTTGTTTGCGATCTTAGCTGTCCGTCCAGTACCATTCGCGGTGTTAGACGAAACGGAAGCTGCCTTGGATGAAGCGAACGTTGATCGATTTGCGGAATACTTGCATGAAGTGAATGACAATACACAATTTATTGTGATTACACACCGTAAGGGAACCATGACGAATGCCGATGTCCTATATGGGGTAACGATGCAAGAGCCAGGAGTCTCAACGATGGTATCTGTTGATTTAACAGATGTAGCCACACAAAATAATTAG
- the rplS gene encoding 50S ribosomal protein L19 — protein sequence MRQNALLEKLTASQLRTDLPEFRAGDTVRVHARIVEGSRERVQLFEGVVIKRQGAGIQATYTVRKISSGVGVERTFPLHSPRVDKIEVVRYGRVRRAKLYYLRALHGKAARIPEARR from the coding sequence ATGCGTCAAAATGCTTTGTTGGAAAAGTTAACTGCATCACAACTACGTACGGACTTGCCTGAATTCCGTGCCGGAGACACTGTACGTGTTCACGCTCGTATCGTCGAAGGATCACGCGAACGTGTGCAATTGTTCGAAGGTGTTGTTATTAAGCGTCAAGGGGCTGGAATTCAAGCTACTTACACTGTTCGTAAGATTTCAAGCGGTGTTGGTGTTGAACGTACATTCCCTCTACACTCACCACGTGTAGACAAGATTGAAGTAGTACGTTACGGTCGCGTTCGTCGTGCCAAGTTGTACTACCTACGTGCATTGCACGGTAAGGCTGCTCGTATTCCTGAAGCACGCCGTTAA
- the ftsY gene encoding signal recognition particle-docking protein FtsY, which translates to MGLFDFFKTPKEPVQPKVEVEILYPQALAQPEVDVTPVVEVVELLPTPGMAVEIKLPTQTVAAEPAIADTLETETETETETETETETETETETETETETETETETETETETETVVSDTNLENGLKKTRKTWSERWNQFMANFRSVDEDFFDDLEETLIGADVGAQTALKLTDELRDEVKLQNAKSKQEVSKIIMDKLIELYQAQGVNEDTSMHFAPEGPTVIMFVGVNGVGKTTTIGKMSARYKAEGKKVVLAAADTFRAGATEQLEEWGRRNDIPVVSGKAQADPASVVYDGVRTAIDTNADVLFVDTAGRLQNNVNLMQELAKMKRIISRELPAEPQEVLLVLDSTTGQNALQQARLFKDSTDVTGIVLTKLDGTAKGGIILPIRNELHLPVKWVGLGEQVGDLQPFKADEFTKGLFSGLIEE; encoded by the coding sequence ATGGGATTATTTGATTTTTTTAAAACACCAAAGGAACCAGTTCAACCTAAAGTAGAAGTTGAAATTTTGTATCCACAAGCATTAGCACAACCAGAAGTTGATGTAACACCCGTTGTTGAAGTGGTTGAATTGCTACCTACACCAGGAATGGCCGTAGAAATTAAATTACCAACACAAACCGTTGCAGCAGAACCAGCGATTGCTGATACTCTAGAAACAGAAACAGAAACAGAAACAGAAACAGAAACAGAAACAGAAACAGAAACAGAAACAGAAACAGAAACAGAAACAGAAACAGAAACAGAAACAGAAACAGAAACAGAAACAGAAACAGAAACAGTTGTTAGTGATACAAATCTAGAAAATGGTTTGAAGAAGACACGTAAGACTTGGTCAGAACGTTGGAACCAATTCATGGCGAATTTCCGTTCAGTCGATGAAGACTTCTTTGATGACTTGGAAGAAACGTTGATTGGTGCCGACGTTGGGGCACAAACAGCGTTGAAGTTGACGGATGAACTACGTGATGAAGTGAAGCTACAAAATGCCAAGAGCAAACAAGAAGTTTCAAAGATCATCATGGATAAGTTGATCGAACTTTACCAAGCCCAAGGTGTTAACGAAGACACAAGCATGCACTTTGCGCCAGAAGGGCCAACAGTCATTATGTTTGTTGGGGTTAATGGAGTTGGTAAGACAACAACGATTGGTAAGATGTCAGCGCGTTACAAGGCTGAAGGTAAGAAGGTTGTCTTGGCTGCGGCCGACACATTCCGTGCGGGAGCAACAGAACAATTAGAAGAATGGGGACGTCGTAATGATATTCCTGTTGTGAGTGGTAAGGCACAAGCTGATCCAGCTTCAGTTGTCTACGATGGTGTTCGTACAGCTATCGATACAAACGCGGATGTATTGTTTGTCGACACAGCTGGACGTTTGCAAAACAATGTGAACTTGATGCAAGAATTGGCTAAAATGAAGCGTATTATCTCACGCGAATTGCCAGCCGAACCACAAGAAGTCTTGCTAGTATTGGATTCAACAACTGGGCAAAACGCTTTGCAACAAGCCCGTTTGTTTAAGGATTCAACTGACGTAACAGGAATTGTCCTAACAAAGCTAGACGGAACAGCCAAGGGTGGAATCATCTTGCCAATCCGTAATGAATTACACTTACCAGTTAAGTGGGTTGGTTTGGGTGAACAAGTGGGTGATTTGCAACCATTTAAGGCTGATGAGTTCACTAAGGGCTTGTTTAGTGGTTTAATTGAGGAGTAG
- the ffh gene encoding signal recognition particle protein, whose amino-acid sequence MVFEGLTERIQNAMTGLRRKGKVTEADLRESLREIRMAMLDADVNYTVVKEFIRNVREKAAGAKVLDGLNPAQQIVSIVNDEMVAMMGETDVPLNKSPKIPTVIMMVGLQGAGKTTTAGKLAYKLKEENKARPFMIAADIYRPAAIDQLKVLGSQMDVPVFDLGTDVDPREIVRQGMEAAREAKADYVFIDAAGRLQIDEALMQELADIKEIAQPDEIMLVVDAMTGQNATETAEGFNARLGITGVTLTKLDGDTRGGAALSIRAVTGQPIKFVGQGEKMTDLDVFHPDRMASRILGMGDMLTLIEKAQKDFDEKQAQATMEKMKDKTFDFNDFLDQMQQVQNMGPMEDILKMIPGMANNPALKNVQINDKDMAHIKAIVYSMTPAERENPDLLNPSRRRRLAAGAGRPVVEVNKLIKQFNEMKKMMGQVMNGNMAGMEQMMGAMGMGGQGSGMKGKMANMAMKQMARRVQKAKKKRKR is encoded by the coding sequence ATGGTATTTGAAGGATTAACAGAACGCATTCAAAATGCGATGACAGGTCTTCGTCGTAAAGGGAAGGTTACTGAAGCTGATTTACGTGAATCATTACGTGAAATTCGTATGGCCATGTTGGACGCCGACGTTAACTACACAGTTGTTAAGGAATTTATCCGTAACGTCCGTGAAAAGGCCGCGGGTGCTAAAGTCCTTGATGGATTAAACCCAGCCCAACAAATCGTTTCTATCGTTAACGATGAAATGGTTGCGATGATGGGAGAAACTGACGTCCCATTGAACAAGTCACCAAAGATTCCAACTGTTATTATGATGGTTGGTCTACAAGGGGCTGGTAAGACAACAACAGCTGGTAAGCTTGCTTACAAGTTGAAGGAAGAAAACAAGGCGCGTCCATTTATGATCGCAGCCGACATTTACCGTCCAGCCGCCATTGACCAATTGAAGGTCCTTGGATCACAAATGGATGTGCCAGTCTTTGACTTGGGAACAGACGTTGACCCACGTGAAATCGTGCGTCAAGGTATGGAAGCTGCGCGTGAAGCGAAGGCTGACTACGTCTTCATTGACGCGGCTGGTCGTTTGCAAATCGACGAAGCGTTGATGCAAGAATTGGCTGACATTAAGGAAATCGCCCAACCAGATGAAATCATGTTGGTTGTTGATGCGATGACTGGGCAAAACGCCACAGAAACAGCTGAAGGATTTAACGCTCGTCTAGGTATCACTGGGGTAACGCTAACTAAGTTAGATGGTGATACTCGTGGTGGGGCTGCCTTGTCAATCCGTGCCGTGACTGGCCAACCAATCAAGTTCGTCGGTCAAGGTGAAAAGATGACTGATTTGGATGTCTTCCATCCAGATCGTATGGCAAGCCGTATCCTTGGTATGGGTGATATGCTGACTTTGATCGAAAAGGCCCAAAAGGACTTTGATGAAAAGCAAGCACAAGCTACAATGGAAAAGATGAAGGACAAGACATTTGACTTCAATGATTTCCTAGACCAAATGCAACAAGTGCAAAACATGGGACCAATGGAAGACATCTTGAAGATGATTCCGGGGATGGCTAACAACCCAGCTTTGAAGAACGTACAAATCAACGACAAGGACATGGCACACATTAAGGCGATTGTTTACTCAATGACACCCGCTGAACGTGAAAACCCAGACTTGTTGAACCCTTCACGTCGTCGTCGTTTGGCTGCTGGTGCTGGACGCCCAGTAGTTGAAGTTAATAAGCTAATCAAGCAATTTAACGAAATGAAGAAGATGATGGGTCAAGTTATGAACGGTAACATGGCCGGGATGGAACAAATGATGGGTGCCATGGGAATGGGCGGTCAAGGTTCTGGTATGAAAGGCAAGATGGCTAATATGGCGATGAAGCAAATGGCTCGTCGTGTCCAAAAGGCCAAGAAGAAGCGCAAGCGCTAA